One Prosthecobacter sp. SYSU 5D2 genomic window carries:
- a CDS encoding endonuclease/exonuclease/phosphatase family protein: MLRLSLLAGWGVLLLGLLLQFVIKDHLFGLRLLYYAMPKPCLLALAVTLLVWPKAGRQLRLAAGVVSLLLASTWMMSSWGRGPDTSLVRDDSSEVRILFWNLSHPTGIHQGMVDLVREHQPHIATFVEPGRKGMEERCRVYESLLPGYEVSWMPRGVLWVSRVESRYRDRGKLEGMGAFARFEVTGLGPAFPVVVADVHPHPFHWRKGQLAEALSYAQGRPDALLVGDFNTPLESPLFKDYRAEFTNAMEVAGQGFKETWPIGLPLLSLDQLWLGQDWVVLEAHKIWKLDHSDHAALLVTLRRKAK; encoded by the coding sequence ATGCTACGCCTCAGTCTGCTCGCAGGCTGGGGCGTTCTGTTGCTGGGGTTGCTGTTGCAGTTCGTCATCAAGGATCATCTGTTCGGCCTGCGCCTGCTGTACTATGCGATGCCCAAGCCCTGCCTGCTGGCGCTCGCTGTTACACTTTTGGTTTGGCCAAAAGCAGGCCGTCAGTTGCGCCTGGCCGCTGGAGTGGTGAGCCTCCTGCTGGCTTCAACGTGGATGATGAGCTCCTGGGGCAGGGGACCGGATACAAGCCTGGTCCGCGATGACTCCAGTGAAGTGCGCATCCTCTTCTGGAATCTGTCCCACCCGACCGGCATTCATCAGGGGATGGTGGATTTGGTCAGGGAGCATCAGCCGCACATCGCCACCTTTGTGGAGCCGGGTCGCAAGGGCATGGAGGAGCGCTGCCGGGTTTATGAATCGCTGCTGCCGGGGTATGAAGTGAGCTGGATGCCGCGTGGAGTGCTCTGGGTTTCACGGGTGGAATCACGGTATCGCGACCGGGGCAAGCTGGAGGGCATGGGAGCCTTTGCACGGTTTGAAGTGACCGGCTTGGGACCTGCCTTCCCGGTCGTTGTGGCGGATGTTCATCCTCATCCTTTCCACTGGCGGAAAGGCCAGCTTGCTGAGGCGCTCTCCTATGCACAGGGCCGTCCAGATGCGTTGCTGGTCGGTGACTTCAACACGCCTTTGGAATCGCCGCTTTTCAAAGACTACCGGGCAGAGTTTACCAATGCCATGGAGGTGGCAGGGCAGGGGTTCAAGGAAACCTGGCCCATCGGGCTGCCGCTGCTCAGTCTGGATCAACTTTGGTTAGGCCAGGACTGGGTGGTGCTGGAGGCACACAAGATCTGGAAGCTAGACCACAGCGACCATGCAGCCCTGCTGGTGACGCTGAGGCGGAAGGCGAAGTGA
- a CDS encoding ribonuclease H-like domain-containing protein, which produces MARDIVYFDLETRRTANDVGGWGNKHKMGISVGVTYSTKLGEYRIFLEEETSDLIYQLTRADLVVGFNHVSFDYEVLMGHTIFDFREQVRDLDLLVDLEKKLGHRLKLDAVASASLGTGKTADGLDAIRWWQQGKIAEIAEYCAFDVKVTKCVHEFGAKNGFVKYHDRNGREQQVAVDWSVD; this is translated from the coding sequence ATGGCCCGGGACATCGTTTACTTCGACCTGGAAACCCGCCGTACCGCCAATGATGTGGGCGGCTGGGGGAACAAGCACAAGATGGGCATCTCTGTCGGTGTGACCTACAGCACCAAGCTAGGCGAATATCGCATCTTCCTGGAAGAGGAAACGTCCGACCTCATCTATCAGCTCACACGCGCCGATCTTGTCGTCGGTTTCAACCATGTCAGCTTCGACTATGAAGTGCTCATGGGCCACACCATCTTTGACTTCCGCGAGCAGGTGCGGGACCTGGACCTGCTGGTGGATCTGGAAAAGAAACTCGGTCACCGGCTGAAGCTGGATGCCGTTGCCTCCGCCAGCCTGGGCACCGGCAAAACGGCCGATGGCCTCGATGCCATCCGCTGGTGGCAGCAGGGCAAGATCGCCGAGATCGCCGAATATTGCGCCTTCGATGTGAAGGTGACCAAATGCGTCCATGAATTCGGGGCCAAAAACGGCTTCGTCAAATACCATGACCGCAATGGCCGCGAGCAGCAGGTGGCTGTGGACTGGTCCGTGGATTGA
- the infA gene encoding translation initiation factor IF-1: MPPPPSPEDELKQKEEAIELDGVISAVLAGTMFRVKLKNGHEVLAHISGKMRKRFIRLVIGDNVKIEMSPYDMDKARIVYRL, encoded by the coding sequence ATGCCGCCGCCCCCGTCCCCTGAAGACGAACTCAAGCAGAAAGAGGAGGCCATCGAGCTGGACGGAGTCATCTCCGCAGTTCTCGCAGGTACCATGTTCCGCGTGAAGCTGAAGAACGGTCACGAAGTCCTGGCCCACATTTCCGGCAAAATGCGCAAGCGTTTCATCCGTCTGGTCATCGGCGACAACGTGAAGATTGAAATGTCGCCCTACGACATGGACAAAGCCCGCATCGTCTATCGTCTCTGA
- the rnc gene encoding ribonuclease III: protein MEVLESVLGYTFQDRQLLTMALTHGSVGYEAQRAQADNQRLEFLGDAVLQLMLSEMVYQRLPKADEGQLTKLRAQIVSTKALAAVARRLELGRFIIMGKGEQANGGRERENTLADVLEAVAGAIYLDGGLVEAQKLTQHLFREDLEKLLVSPGDPNPKGQLQEIIQAVGPTPPHYKILSQSGPDHAKCFEASVNWMGSVLGTGTGSSKKEAETASAKSALESPTLMVQLKSLVSLNINNPITTVKNCE, encoded by the coding sequence ATGGAAGTGCTAGAATCTGTCCTCGGTTACACTTTTCAGGATCGTCAGTTGCTGACGATGGCCCTCACCCATGGAAGTGTCGGTTACGAGGCTCAGCGGGCGCAGGCGGACAATCAAAGGCTCGAGTTTCTTGGCGATGCCGTGTTGCAGCTCATGCTGTCGGAAATGGTTTACCAACGGCTGCCCAAAGCCGATGAAGGACAGCTCACCAAACTGCGGGCACAGATCGTCTCCACAAAGGCCCTGGCAGCCGTCGCCCGGCGGCTGGAGCTGGGACGCTTCATCATCATGGGGAAGGGGGAGCAGGCCAATGGCGGGCGCGAGCGGGAGAATACGCTAGCGGATGTCCTGGAGGCTGTGGCCGGTGCCATCTATCTGGACGGTGGACTGGTGGAGGCGCAAAAGCTGACGCAGCACCTGTTTCGCGAAGATCTCGAAAAGCTGCTCGTCAGCCCTGGGGATCCGAATCCCAAGGGCCAGCTCCAGGAGATCATCCAAGCGGTGGGGCCGACACCGCCGCATTACAAGATCCTCAGCCAAAGCGGGCCTGACCACGCCAAATGCTTCGAAGCGAGTGTGAACTGGATGGGCAGCGTGCTGGGCACCGGCACAGGCAGCAGCAAGAAAGAAGCTGAGACGGCCTCGGCCAAATCCGCCCTGGAATCTCCAACGCTTATGGTGCAGCTAAAAAGTCTGGTTAGCTTAAATATTAATAATCCCATAACTACTGTAAAAAACTGTGAGTAA
- the aroC gene encoding chorismate synthase, giving the protein MSSSLGTLFRISTWGESHGPGVGVVIDGCPPRIPLTVEDIQQELDRRRPGQSKIVTPRKEDDKAEILSGVLDGMTLGTPIGLFVRNTDQRPSAYTEMAQAYRPSHADYTYDAKYGIRAVSGGGRSSARETIGRVAAGAIARKMLQQSLKGYECLAYVKTIQHLEAKIPEKLTAELIESNIVRTCDPEAAERMIELIEKVRSEGNSVGGVIECVVRGVPPGLGEPVFDKLEADLAKAMMSLPATKGFEIGSGFAGTLMTGLEHNDEFYMDGSQVRTRSNRSGGIQGGISNGEEIVFRVAFKPTATVLREQKTVTNTGEDTTLSARGRHDACVLPRAVPMVEAMVHLVLADHWLRQRAQNGA; this is encoded by the coding sequence ATGTCCAGCAGCCTCGGCACTCTCTTCCGCATCAGCACTTGGGGTGAATCCCACGGTCCCGGAGTGGGGGTGGTCATAGACGGCTGCCCGCCACGCATTCCGCTGACGGTGGAGGACATCCAGCAGGAGCTGGATCGCCGCCGTCCTGGGCAGAGCAAGATTGTGACTCCACGGAAAGAGGACGACAAGGCCGAGATCCTGTCCGGCGTGCTGGATGGAATGACGCTGGGCACGCCCATCGGCCTGTTCGTCCGCAATACGGACCAGCGGCCATCGGCCTATACGGAGATGGCGCAGGCCTACCGTCCGAGCCACGCGGACTATACGTATGATGCCAAGTACGGCATCCGGGCCGTTTCCGGCGGAGGCCGCTCCAGCGCCCGTGAGACCATCGGCAGGGTGGCAGCCGGGGCGATCGCCCGCAAGATGCTCCAGCAGTCGTTAAAGGGCTACGAATGCCTGGCCTATGTGAAGACGATCCAGCACCTGGAAGCGAAGATCCCGGAAAAACTGACGGCGGAGCTGATCGAATCCAACATCGTCCGCACCTGTGATCCCGAAGCGGCAGAGCGGATGATCGAGCTAATTGAAAAAGTGCGCAGCGAGGGCAACAGCGTCGGCGGGGTGATCGAGTGCGTGGTGCGCGGCGTGCCGCCAGGACTGGGTGAGCCGGTTTTTGACAAATTGGAAGCCGATCTGGCCAAGGCGATGATGAGTTTGCCTGCGACGAAGGGTTTTGAAATTGGCAGCGGTTTTGCCGGCACGCTGATGACGGGCCTGGAGCACAATGATGAGTTTTACATGGACGGCAGCCAGGTACGCACGCGGAGCAACCGCAGCGGCGGCATCCAGGGCGGCATTAGCAACGGCGAGGAGATCGTCTTCCGCGTGGCTTTTAAACCTACGGCCACGGTGCTGCGCGAGCAGAAGACGGTGACGAATACGGGTGAGGATACGACGCTATCCGCCCGCGGCCGTCACGACGCCTGTGTGCTGCCGCGCGCGGTGCCCATGGTGGAGGCGATGGTACACCTGGTGCTGGCGGACCACTGGCTGCGGCAGCGGGCGCAGAATGGGGCGTAG
- a CDS encoding MscL family protein gives MNLPHLHSPAVLDEFKKFILKGNVVSLSTGVIIGSAFNNIVTAFTKGIVEPILAIFGGSNLGTSNWKFQIWEKMTKVTEKVNGTEVTTEKMVPVLLDVGAIVGAVIGFLITAAIVFFIIVKPTNKLLDLVITKDTPPAAMPPDVALLTEIRDMMKRQEEAAGRPTA, from the coding sequence ATGAATCTTCCGCACCTGCATTCCCCCGCTGTCTTGGACGAATTTAAAAAGTTCATCCTCAAGGGTAACGTCGTCAGCCTCTCCACTGGCGTGATCATCGGCTCTGCCTTTAACAACATTGTGACCGCCTTCACCAAAGGAATCGTCGAGCCGATCCTGGCCATCTTTGGCGGCAGCAACCTTGGCACCTCCAACTGGAAGTTTCAGATCTGGGAAAAGATGACCAAGGTCACGGAAAAGGTCAACGGCACTGAGGTGACCACGGAAAAAATGGTCCCCGTCCTCCTGGATGTCGGAGCCATTGTCGGGGCCGTGATCGGCTTCCTTATCACCGCCGCCATCGTCTTTTTTATCATCGTCAAGCCGACCAACAAGCTCCTGGACCTGGTCATCACCAAGGACACTCCCCCCGCCGCCATGCCCCCCGATGTCGCCCTCCTCACCGAGATCCGCGACATGATGAAACGCCAGGAAGAAGCCGCCGGCCGCCCCACCGCGTGA
- the msrA gene encoding peptide-methionine (S)-S-oxide reductase MsrA produces MKTLLSILAAMSTAIAPAIAADPAPAAASGKTELAVLGGGCFWCTEAQYEMLKGVKTVVSGYCNGTKENPTYKEVCTGETGHNEVIQIEYDPAVITYKEILDYFWIAHDPTTLNRQGNDIGTQYRSGIYYMNDEQKKLAEESMKAAQKDWDQPIVTEIVPLKKFYVAEDYHQDYFINNPNQGYCRAVVSPKVSKFRAKLAKEGKFKE; encoded by the coding sequence ATGAAAACCCTCCTTTCCATCCTCGCCGCCATGTCCACCGCCATCGCCCCAGCCATCGCTGCCGATCCTGCCCCTGCTGCCGCGTCCGGCAAAACTGAACTCGCCGTCCTCGGTGGCGGCTGCTTCTGGTGTACCGAAGCCCAGTATGAAATGCTCAAAGGCGTCAAAACCGTCGTCAGTGGCTACTGCAACGGCACCAAGGAAAACCCCACCTATAAAGAAGTCTGCACCGGCGAGACCGGCCACAACGAAGTCATCCAGATCGAATACGACCCCGCCGTCATCACCTACAAGGAGATCCTCGACTACTTCTGGATCGCCCACGACCCCACCACCCTCAACCGCCAGGGCAACGACATCGGCACCCAATACCGCTCCGGCATCTATTACATGAACGACGAGCAGAAAAAGCTCGCCGAGGAGTCCATGAAAGCCGCCCAGAAAGACTGGGACCAGCCCATCGTCACCGAGATCGTCCCGTTGAAAAAATTCTACGTCGCCGAAGACTACCACCAGGACTACTTCATCAACAATCCCAACCAGGGATATTGCCGCGCCGTCGTCAGCCCCAAGGTCTCCAAATTCCGCGCCAAGCTGGCCAAAGAAGGCAAGTTTAAAGAGTAA
- a CDS encoding sulfatase-like hydrolase/transferase — MKAILFALLTAVSAHAITTEPPNIVLVMADDQGWGDMGYNWHPHLKTPHFDAMAKEGIRFDNFHAAAPVCSPTRGSVLTGRTPNRFGCFSWGHTLRPQEVTVAEVLKEAGYVTGHYGKWHLGGVQKASPVSPGASGFDHWISAPNFFDVDPLLSDEGVAKQFTGDSSDVTADLAIQYIRERSNQKQRFLAVVWFGSPHSPHQALEADRELYADQPKNVRDFYGEITAMDRAFGRIRQELKDLELSENTVLWYCSDNGALPKIGSSGGRRGNKGKVYEGGLLVPALLEWPALFKEPKVITAPATTCDIFPTVLAMAKVEQKETRPLDGVNLLPLLEGTEKRRIQPIGFWDRFEKGVSTPSDAWMKDLLEAQAKGEEPTDPERLFTKAGEIGEAVPVNRFPGHAAWMDGNWKLHRKEDKKGQVDWELYDLNADPAESRVLFAEQPERVPQMQMALEEWLESVARSLNGEDYKD, encoded by the coding sequence ATGAAAGCGATCCTTTTTGCCCTGCTGACTGCTGTCTCCGCCCACGCGATTACGACGGAACCGCCGAACATTGTGCTGGTGATGGCGGATGATCAGGGCTGGGGAGACATGGGCTACAACTGGCATCCGCATCTGAAGACGCCGCACTTTGATGCGATGGCGAAAGAGGGGATCCGCTTTGACAACTTTCATGCGGCGGCACCGGTGTGCTCGCCCACGCGAGGGAGCGTGCTGACGGGGCGGACACCGAACCGCTTTGGCTGCTTTTCTTGGGGCCACACGCTGAGGCCGCAGGAGGTCACAGTGGCGGAGGTGCTGAAGGAGGCCGGGTATGTGACAGGACACTACGGCAAGTGGCACCTGGGCGGGGTGCAAAAGGCGAGTCCGGTGAGCCCAGGAGCGAGCGGATTCGACCACTGGATCTCGGCGCCTAATTTCTTTGATGTGGATCCGCTGCTGAGTGATGAGGGCGTGGCGAAGCAGTTCACGGGGGACAGCTCAGATGTGACGGCGGACCTGGCCATCCAGTATATCCGGGAGCGGTCTAACCAAAAGCAGCGTTTCCTGGCGGTGGTGTGGTTTGGCTCGCCGCACAGCCCGCACCAGGCGCTGGAAGCGGACCGGGAGCTGTATGCGGACCAGCCGAAGAATGTGCGGGATTTTTATGGAGAGATCACGGCGATGGACCGGGCCTTTGGCCGCATCCGGCAGGAGCTGAAGGACCTGGAGCTGAGCGAGAACACGGTGCTGTGGTACTGCAGTGACAATGGGGCGCTGCCGAAGATCGGCTCCAGCGGTGGGCGGAGAGGGAACAAGGGGAAGGTCTATGAAGGGGGGCTGCTGGTGCCGGCACTGCTGGAATGGCCAGCACTGTTCAAGGAGCCGAAGGTGATTACTGCCCCGGCGACAACCTGCGACATTTTCCCAACGGTGCTGGCGATGGCGAAGGTGGAGCAAAAAGAAACGAGGCCGCTGGATGGCGTGAATCTGCTGCCGCTCCTGGAGGGGACGGAGAAGAGGCGGATCCAGCCGATTGGCTTCTGGGACCGTTTTGAAAAGGGGGTGTCAACTCCATCGGATGCCTGGATGAAGGATCTGCTGGAGGCGCAGGCGAAGGGAGAGGAACCGACGGATCCCGAGAGGCTGTTTACGAAGGCGGGGGAGATCGGCGAGGCAGTGCCGGTGAACCGGTTTCCAGGACATGCGGCCTGGATGGACGGGAACTGGAAGTTGCACCGCAAGGAAGACAAAAAAGGCCAGGTGGACTGGGAGCTCTATGATCTGAATGCGGACCCTGCGGAAAGCCGCGTGCTCTTTGCCGAACAGCCGGAGAGGGTGCCGCAGATGCAGATGGCGCTGGAGGAGTGGCTGGAGAGTGTGGCGCGGAGTCTGAACGGGGAGGATTACAAGGACTGA
- a CDS encoding MBOAT family O-acyltransferase, which produces MLFPTFEFWIFFLIVALVYWRLPHKGQNRWLLAASYFFYGWWDWRFLGLIGGATFLGYISALKMDEPGMSKTGRRAWLGIGLGGLLGSLFYFKYAGWFVESAREFMQAVGLGDPGWVVRIGLPVGISFFTFQLLSYVLDVYRKKHEATRHPLDFALYVSFFPQLVAGPIERQDRLQPQFEEPRKSGFTEEMFREGLYHVMLGLFKKVVIADNLAVIANHVYNRPAGEIGFPEFLLGTYAFAFQVYGDFSGYSSIAQGVAKWLGFDLMVNFRHPYLAVNPSDFWRRWHISLSSALRDYIFIPLSFKNPTLLITCRNLMLTMTLGGLWHGAAWTFVAWGIFHGAWLCAEAWMRHRLSLQGKVRPAEPGWGNVLRILGCFHLVCLSYVLFRSSSMEQAGLLLGSVFRNWEWTSFASFGYVYLVFFTLPLMAYEIWLERRRDLMALTELAWGWRALAYTVVVLFLLYFSPPSANEFVYFRF; this is translated from the coding sequence ATGCTTTTCCCTACGTTCGAGTTTTGGATCTTTTTTCTGATTGTCGCTCTGGTGTACTGGCGTCTGCCTCACAAGGGGCAGAACCGGTGGTTGCTGGCGGCGAGCTATTTTTTCTATGGATGGTGGGACTGGCGGTTTTTAGGGCTGATCGGTGGGGCGACTTTTTTGGGCTACATCAGCGCGCTGAAGATGGATGAGCCGGGAATGTCGAAGACAGGGCGGCGGGCCTGGCTGGGCATCGGGCTGGGAGGGCTGCTTGGATCGCTGTTTTACTTCAAGTATGCGGGCTGGTTTGTGGAAAGTGCGCGGGAATTCATGCAGGCAGTGGGGCTGGGAGATCCTGGGTGGGTGGTGAGGATCGGCCTGCCGGTGGGCATTTCCTTTTTTACCTTTCAACTCTTGAGCTATGTGCTGGATGTTTATCGGAAAAAGCATGAGGCAACGCGGCATCCGCTGGACTTTGCGCTGTATGTGAGCTTTTTCCCGCAGCTGGTGGCAGGGCCCATTGAGCGGCAGGACCGGCTGCAACCGCAGTTTGAGGAGCCGAGAAAAAGCGGGTTCACGGAGGAGATGTTCCGTGAGGGGCTGTATCATGTGATGCTGGGGCTGTTCAAAAAGGTGGTGATCGCGGACAATCTGGCGGTCATCGCGAATCATGTCTATAACCGGCCGGCGGGGGAGATCGGTTTTCCTGAGTTCCTGCTGGGGACGTACGCGTTTGCCTTTCAGGTGTATGGGGATTTTTCAGGCTATAGCTCAATTGCGCAGGGGGTGGCGAAGTGGCTGGGTTTTGACCTGATGGTGAACTTCCGGCACCCATATCTGGCGGTGAATCCGAGCGACTTCTGGCGGCGCTGGCACATCAGCCTGTCATCAGCACTGAGGGATTATATTTTCATTCCACTCAGCTTCAAAAATCCGACTTTGCTGATCACCTGCCGCAATCTGATGCTGACAATGACGCTGGGGGGACTTTGGCATGGGGCTGCGTGGACGTTTGTGGCCTGGGGAATTTTTCATGGGGCCTGGTTATGTGCTGAGGCCTGGATGCGGCACCGGCTATCACTTCAAGGAAAGGTACGTCCTGCAGAACCGGGATGGGGGAACGTTTTGCGGATTCTGGGCTGCTTTCATCTGGTTTGCCTAAGTTATGTCCTTTTCCGCTCCAGTTCTATGGAGCAGGCAGGGCTGCTTTTGGGAAGCGTTTTCAGGAACTGGGAGTGGACTTCTTTTGCATCCTTTGGTTACGTTTACCTGGTGTTTTTCACGCTGCCACTCATGGCATACGAAATATGGCTGGAGAGGCGCCGGGATCTGATGGCTCTAACGGAGCTGGCATGGGGCTGGCGGGCTCTGGCGTATACTGTGGTGGTGCTTTTTTTACTTTATTTTTCACCTCCGAGCGCGAATGAATTCGTTTACTTCCGTTTTTAA
- a CDS encoding LnmK family bifunctional acyltransferase/decarboxylase, with the protein MNYEDRLRKLLSSILRLSESRLKPNGHIMDELGADSLQFLDYIRSVEKEFGLTLKGSDSDHFATLKKAAAFLEKQQIGTAAPQEAPAPVENAATVFQAGMWLDDQGLLHYPLEIGMPLTGRNNLGETAILKLIGDLRWRHVNFFSKVPSKLLCDDTGERLYATFFYVEANFSESAPLSSFRENDELHIVSSLKSSGGSVLDGYHWLFHGPMQNPPADPSAQGVPYFRTSNIFVKMLQGAQWLKKSKPCQPGMARIPQMEGAPDSAEMCRQADENNGFGPIPQDWLTLSEGPVEIFYDIVPDRDLNGAGLLYFANYPQILDIVEREVLQKKLPLPFEETTVDRRTVVRRQSAYLSNASQSDRLRIHVTVAAENPFIPLAGRPEKPEERSIHLWLNFVMWRCSDDRKMMVSTVRKVITDMTWGGTRVMKQLQTINPIVPA; encoded by the coding sequence ATGAATTACGAAGACCGTCTCCGCAAGCTGCTCAGTTCCATCCTCAGACTTTCGGAATCAAGGCTGAAGCCCAACGGGCATATTATGGATGAACTGGGAGCAGACTCCCTCCAGTTCCTGGATTATATCCGAAGTGTGGAGAAAGAATTTGGTCTGACTCTGAAAGGGTCTGATTCGGACCATTTTGCGACTCTCAAAAAAGCGGCGGCCTTTCTTGAGAAACAGCAAATAGGCACGGCAGCGCCGCAAGAAGCGCCTGCCCCAGTTGAGAATGCTGCGACAGTATTTCAGGCGGGGATGTGGCTGGATGACCAAGGGCTGTTGCACTATCCTTTGGAAATTGGCATGCCCTTAACCGGAAGAAATAACTTGGGTGAAACAGCGATTCTCAAGCTGATTGGTGACCTGCGCTGGAGGCATGTGAATTTTTTTTCCAAAGTGCCCAGCAAACTGCTGTGTGATGACACTGGGGAGAGACTTTATGCGACTTTCTTCTATGTGGAGGCTAATTTTTCAGAGTCCGCACCTTTGTCTTCTTTTCGAGAGAATGATGAATTGCACATCGTATCCTCGTTGAAATCCAGCGGTGGAAGTGTGCTGGACGGCTATCACTGGCTGTTCCATGGGCCTATGCAAAATCCACCGGCTGACCCGTCGGCGCAGGGAGTTCCGTATTTCCGGACCTCGAACATTTTTGTCAAAATGTTGCAAGGGGCGCAATGGCTGAAAAAATCCAAACCTTGCCAGCCTGGCATGGCACGGATTCCACAGATGGAAGGAGCACCGGATTCTGCAGAGATGTGTCGTCAGGCGGATGAGAACAATGGCTTTGGCCCGATCCCGCAAGACTGGCTGACATTGTCTGAGGGTCCGGTGGAGATTTTTTATGATATTGTGCCGGACCGTGATCTGAACGGGGCGGGGCTGCTTTATTTCGCGAATTATCCTCAAATCTTGGACATCGTGGAAAGAGAGGTTTTGCAAAAGAAGCTTCCGCTGCCTTTCGAAGAAACGACTGTGGATCGCCGGACGGTGGTGCGCCGGCAGAGTGCCTATCTTAGCAATGCGAGCCAGTCTGACAGACTGCGAATTCATGTCACAGTGGCTGCTGAAAATCCCTTTATCCCGCTGGCAGGCCGGCCAGAGAAACCGGAAGAGAGGTCAATTCACCTTTGGCTGAACTTTGTCATGTGGCGGTGTTCTGATGACCGCAAAATGATGGTATCAACTGTGCGGAAGGTGATCACAGACATGACCTGGGGTGGGACCCGCGTCATGAAGCAGTTGCAGACCATAAATCCTATAGTCCCCGCATGA